TGTCATAGCACCTAAAAAAGAACCTAAAGTCATGGCCATTATCTCATTTTTCATTTTCAACTTTTCATAAATGAAACCAGCCACATATCCAATCAGGACTCTTGGAATAATAGCGACAAATGCACTCATAATTGAACCACTTAGAAAAGGTGAGAAAACAAAAGATGTTACAGTTGGTTGAATTGTATTGATGATAAGACTAGACAATCCAAACACCAAACCAATACCAGCCCCTTTATTTTTACCTAAGACAATACCAGCAATAATAACGGGGATGTGCAAAGTTGTTGCACGCAAGGGACCAACTGGAATGAAACCTAAAAAAGGAATCATCACCATAAGAATTTCTATCGCAATAAAAAGCGACATGAACGCTAGGTTCTTTGTTTTTTGTTTATTCATTTTTTTCCTCCACTGTCGTTTCTTTTTGAATACGACGCTTTCTTTTATTTTGTTAAAAGTTAGATAAAGTTAACGCTTAAAAAGTCATTACTGTATATATCGCTTTTAACAACGCTATTATACAACGATGTTTTTCAAATTACAATTCATCTTCCTAAAAAAAGATTTATAAAGCATATATAAATACTATCACAAATATATCATAAAAAAATATAATAAAAAAATTTTTTTGGAAAAACACTGATAAATAGGGAATAAATAACTAGTAATAATTACTATTATTAAAAAAGTTCTTGATTTTGCCAAAATTTGTAGTATAATAAAAGCAGATGAAAAATAGAAGGAGGAAATAAAAATTATGGCAAAATGGGTATGTAAAGTATGTGGATATGTACATGAAGGAGATACACCTCCAGAAGTATGTCCAATTTGTAAAGTTCCAGCAAGTCAATTTGAAAAAGTAGAAGAGGAAAGAAAATCAAAATATACAGGAACAAAAACAGAAAAGAATTTAATGGAAGCTTTTGCTGGAGAATCTCAAGCAAGAAATAAATATACTTATTTCGCAGAAATGGCGAGAAAAGAAGGTTTAGAACAAATTGCTGCAATCTTTGAAGAAACTGCAAATCAGGAAAAACAACATGCCAAAATGTGGTTTAGTGAATTCCATGGTATTGGTGCAACTGATGAAAACTTAGAAGTTGCTGCTGCAGGTGAAAATGAAGAATGGACAGACATGTATGCAAGAATGGCTAAAGAAGCAAGAGAAGAAGGTTTTGAAGATTTAGCAATCAAGTTTGAAAATGTAGGAAAAGTAGAGAAATCACATGAAGCAAGATATTTAAGATTATTAAAGAATTATAAAGAAGATAAAACATTCAAGGGTGATGCACCTAAAGGATGGAAATGTCGTCAATGTGGATTTATCTATGAAGGTGAGCAGGCACCAGAAAGATGTCCAACTTGTGGATATCCAAAAGCCTTTTTCGAAAGAATGAGCGAAAACTATTAATAATAAAGTGATGAGATTTTCTCATCGCTTTTTCTTTTTATCAATGGTTTTACATTTTTCGATTTCTATTGTAAACTAAAAAAAGTATGTAAAGGGGAGTAAGATATGGAAAGAGAAAAATTCTCATCGCGTTTAGGCTTTATTTTAATTTCAGCTGGATGTGCTATTGGTTTAGGAAATGTTTGGCGTTTTCCTTATGTTGTAGGACAATATGGTGGAGCAATATTTGTACTTATTTATTTATTGTTTCTTGTGCTTTTAGGAGCACCTATTATGACAATGGAATTTGCAGTTGGACGAGCAAGTCAAAAAAGTGCTGTGAAAGCTTTTGAAACCATTACACCTGATAAACCTAAGTGGAAATATATTGGTTATTTCCAATCAGCTGGTAATTATATGCTGATGATGTTTTATACAACTGTTGGTGGATGGATGATTGCTTATTTTTTTAAGATGTTAAATGGTGAGTTTCAAGGTATTTCACCTCAAGGTGTGACTGATATATTTAATCAATCTTTACAAGATCCATTTATGCAGGTTTTCTGGATGATTGTTGTTGTGGCTTTAGGATTTGGTATTTGTTCATTAGGATTACAAAATGGTGTTGAAAAAATGACTAAAATCATGATGTCATCTTTATTTGTTATTATTATTGTTTTGATTGTAAGAGCTGTGACTTTACCTGGTGGAGGTGAAGGGTTGGCTTTTTATTTGATTCCTAATTTGGATTCTATATCTCAATATGGGTTATTGGAAGTGATTTTTGCGGCAATGGGACAAGCATTCTTTACACTGAGTTTAGGGATTGGTGCTATTGCTATATTTGGAAGTTATATTGGTAAAGAACGTCGTTTATTTGGTGAAACATTAAATGTTTGTGTTTTAGATACTGTTGTTGCTATTTGTTCTGGTTTAATTATTTTTCCAGCTTGTTTTGCATTTGGTGTAAATCCAGAAAGTGGACCTGGGCTTGTCTTTATTACTTTACCAAGTATTTTTAATGAAATGTGGCTAGGTCAAGTTTGGGGCTGTTTATTTTTTGTTTTTATGAGTTTTGCAGCTTTATCAACAATTGTCGCTGTTTTTGAAAATATTATTTCTTTTGGAATGGATTTATTTGATTGGTCAAGAAAGAAATCTGTTATTGTGAATTTGATTTTGATATTGATTTTATCACTGCCATGTGCTTTAGGATTTAATGTTTTGAGTCATTTGAATCCTTTTGGAGCGGGAACTTATATTCAGGATTTAGAAGATTTTCTTGTTACATATAATTTCTTGCCATTAGGTTCGTTGGCTTATTTGATTTATTGTACATCAAGATATGGCTGGGGATTTGAGAATTTCTTAGCTGAAGCCAATACAGGAGCAGGCTTAAAATTTCCAAAATGGATCAAAGTTTATTTAAAATATATTTTACCATGCATTATTATCTTTATTTTTATACAAGGTTATTGGACATTTTTTATGAAATAAGATACTTCATATTGAGGTATCTTTTTTTATATACCTCTTGACACATTATACTATGTAATGTATAGTATAAGACATAAGGAGGTATATAATGGATACACAACTTAAAAAAGGTTTTCTGGAATTTTGTGTTTTAGCAAGTTTGGTTCGCCATGATTCGTATGGCTATCAAATTATTAAAGATGTCAGTCAATGTATAGATATATCTGAATCGACACTTTATCCAATTCTTAAAAGATTAGAGAATCATGATTATGTAGAAACTTATACTGTAGAACATAATGGTCGCTTAAGAAAATATTATCAACTCACATTAACTGGAAAAACACATTTAAAAGATTTTTTAAATGGCTGGGATCAAATAGAAAATATTTATCATTATATAGAAGGGGAGTTAAACAATGACTAAACAAGCATTTATTGAAAAATTAGAAGCGGAATTAAAAGATGAAACTTATAGTACTGTCACACAAGTGATGAACTATTATGAAGAAATGATTGCTGATTTGATTGAAGATGGATATAGTGAAGAAGATGCTATATCAAAATTAGGAAGTATTGAAGAAGCAGTCGCAAATGTGAAAGGAGAAGAAGTTGTTGAAATTAAAAAAATGAAAACAACAACTTCAGCGTGGGTAAGTGTTTTATTGGTTTTAGGATTTCCACTTTGGGGATCACTTATGGCAGCTGGATTATGCTTATTGTTGTCAGCATATATTATTGTTTGGTGTATACCAATAATGACTGTTGCTTTTGGAATTGCTGGGTCTTTGGGATTTTTAATAGGTATTTTTGGTTCATTCCCTTTGTTTATTGAATCTATTTCTTTAGGGGTGACACAACTTGGAGTGAGTGCCATTTTTGGGGCTGTTGGACTTTTGGGAATTGCCTTGACATATCGTGTTTCAGGAACTATTTTTGAAAATTCTAAAAAAATGACAGTGACAGTGAAAATGTTCTGTCTTCAAACATTAAGAAAGGTGGGAATTGTATGTTAAAATCAATGAGTATGCATAAACTGGTTGTTCCAGTTATTGGGTTGCTTTTAGGAATTGGTGTTATTTTGACTGGAATTGGTTTTGCTATGGAAAGAAATATTGATTATTTAAAAGAAGAAGGAAGCCATAAATGGTATCAGATTATCTATGTTAATCAAAACGGAGATTTGAGAGTGGGGATTAGTTTTGGGGAGTTTGATGATTTAGATATTCCTCATGCTCCATCAGCACCACAGGCACCAGTCGCACCTTAATAGATTGATTGAAGAGGAATGAAGTTTCCTCTTTTTTTTGTGGAATACGATTTTGTCGATATTTGTTGCCTAGATGAATGACTAAGTGGTAAAATATATACATAAGATAGATACGGAGGGAAATTATGGAAATACTATTAGAAAATATGCCTGTTGTTATTGGGGTGCTTGTTGCTATTGTTGTATTGATCATTATCGTTACGGGATATGTGAAGGCTTCACCTGATACAGCATATATTATTTCAGGGTTACGTAAAGAACCAAAAGTTTTAATTGGAAAAGCTGGTATTAAGATTCCTTTTTTAGAAAAAAAGGATGAATTAAACTTACAGTTAATTCCTATTGATGTGAAAACATCAAATGCGGTTCCAACTGCTGATTATATTAATATTAATGTCGATGCAGCTGTTAATATTAAGATTAGTGATGATTCAGAAAGATTAAATCTTGCTGCTCAAAACTTCTTGAATAAGCCAGTTGAATATATTGCAAATGTAGCAAGAGAAGTTCTTGAAGGGAATATGCGTGAGATTGTAGGACGTATGAACTTAGAAGAAATGGTTTCCGATCGTCAAAAATTTGCTGAATTGGTAAAAGAAAATGCAGAACCAGATTTAGCGAAGATGGGATTAGATATTGTCTCATTTAATGTTCAAAATTTTGTTGATGGTAATGGTGTTATTGAAAACTTAGGGGTAGATAACATTGTTAAGATTCAAAAAAATGCTGCGATTTCTCGTGCTGTCAGTGAAAGAGATATTGCTCAGGCACAGGCCAAAGCATCACAAGAAGCAAATGATGCGAAAATCGCTGCTGAAACGATTATTGCTGAAAAGAATAATGAATTAGCAATTAAAAAAGCAGAACTTAAAAAAATTGCTGATGCTAAACAGGCAGAAGCTGATGCAGCTTATAAGATTCAAGAAGAACAATCTCGTAAATCAATAGAAATTGCAACTGCTGATGCCAATATCATGAAGCAGGAAAAGGAAATTGAATTAAGACGTAAAGATGTAGAAGTCACTGAACAAGAATTAGAAGCAAAGATTAAAAAACAAGCTGAAGCTGAAAAATTCGCTGCTGCCCAAAGAGCAGATGCAGAATTATATAAACGTCAAAAAGATGCCGAAGCTCAATTATTTGAAATGCAAAAAGATGCTGAAGCCCAAAAGGCTCAGGCAGAAGCTGTGAAATATCAAATGGAACAGGAAGCTGCTGGTATTCAAGCCAAAGGTGAAGCAGAAGCCAAAGCGATTGAAGCAAAAGGAATGGCAGAAGCTGAAGCATTGAATAAAAAGGCTGATGCTATGAAGAAATATGGTGAAGCAGCTGTAATGGAAATGTATTTTAATATGTTACCTAAAGCTGTTGAAGCAGCCGCTAAACCACTTCAAAATGTTGATAAAATCACAATGTATGGTGAAGGAAACAGTGCCAAATTAGTTTCTGATATTGTGACAACTGCAACTCAGGTTAGTGAAGGAATGAATGAATCTATTGGGATTGATTTGAAGAGTTTATTAGCTGGTTTCTTAGGTGGAAAGATTGCTTCAAATGATGATAAAGATGATGACAAGTCATAAGAATAAAAAGATATCAGTATAGAGTATCAGTATTGACTCTATACTGATTTTGTTAGGTAGGAAAAAAAGGAGATATATATGCAATCTATTCCAGCAAAAACTATTTTAAGTAAGAATAAATATCCTCATTATTGGTTTGGAAATGATTATAATATGAATTTATATCGTGGTTGTCATCATGGCTGTATATATTGTGATAGCCGTAGTGAGTGTTATCAAAATGATGAATTTGATATAGTGAAAGTGAAGGAAAATGCTTTAGATATTTTAAATCGTGAATTGATGAAGAAAAAAACAAAAGGTGTTATTGGTATTGGTGCTATGAGTGATAGCTATAATGGTTTTGAAAAAGATATGCAAGTGACTCGTGGTGCTTTAAAACTTATTCGTGATTATCATTTTGGTGTTTCATTAGAGACAAAAAGTGATTTGGTTATAAGAGATATTGATTTGTTTTTGGATATTCAAAAATATAATGATGTTATTATAAAAATGACCATTACAACTTTTGATGATGAATTATCAAAAATCATAGAACCACATGTGAGTGTATCTTCAAAACGCTTTGAAGCCATTCAAAAAATGAGTGAAGCGGGAATATTCACAGGTATTTTAATGCATCCTATCTTACCCTTTATCAATGATACTGAAGAAAATGTTAAAGAAATGGTGAGACTCGCTCATATTCATAAAGCAAAGTTTATTCATTCATATTTTGGAGTCACTTTAAGAGATCGACAAAGAGATTATTATTATCAAAAATTAGATGAACATTTTCCTGGCCTTAAAGAAAAATATCTCAAACGCTATGGTGTGAGATATGAGTGTCGTAGTAAAAATAGTCAGCATTTACAATATGTATTTCAAAAAGAATGTCAAAAATATGGTTTATTATATAAGATGGAAGATATTATCAATGCTTATAAAAAACATCAAATAAAAACAGAGCAATTATCTTTGTTTTAATCTGTAACAGGACTTGATAAAGGATGACGAGAGTCATTCTTTTTGTCATAACTGATTTTATTTTGAATATTTTCTTCATAATCTTTTTGGAAAATACCTGAGAAAATAACATTCATTAAGTATTCCATTGAAGCTTGTGAAGCAAATGGAGCAATTTTTGTAAAAATCTTTTCACGTGAGCCAATATTTAAAATATAATCAGCATAATGCGATAAACGATTATCCCCAATAGAAGTCAAAACAATTAAAGGGGTCTTTTTTTCTTTAAGTGTTTGAGCAATTTGAATCACTTCATTTGTTTCACCGGAATAAGAAATAATCATTGCTATTCTATCATGATTAGTATTGTAAGACATAAATATTTGTTCTCCATGTAAAACTCTGAGATTAACATCTCTAGAAATTCTCATCATCTTGTGTTGAAAACTCATAGCTGCTAATAACGAATTCCCTGAACCATAAATATCAATAGTCGGATATTGATAAATCAAATCAATAATATGTTCAAGTTGTTGAAAATCAATTAATTTAATTGTATCAGCAATAACCTCTTGAGATAAAGTTGCAAGTTTATGACAAATAATTGGGTAGGAATCTTCCTTGTCAAAAGGAAAATTGACATCAATACGATCAGTATGATGCAAATCATATTGAAGTTCAGCAGAATATTTAATTTTAAAATCATTATATCCATCAAGACCGATTTTTTTGCATAATCTCACAATTGTTGCAGGCGATGTATAAGTATGTTGTGCCAGTTGTTTAACAGACATGCTTAAAACATCATCACCATGATTTAAAATATATCTAGCAATTTCTTTTTCTGAATCAGAGAACTCAAGTTCAAATTCTAATTGTGTCATTATACTCATTTTTTATCACCATTAT
Above is a genomic segment from Candidatus Stoquefichus sp. SB1 containing:
- a CDS encoding ECF transporter S component → MNKQKTKNLAFMSLFIAIEILMVMIPFLGFIPVGPLRATTLHIPVIIAGIVLGKNKGAGIGLVFGLSSLIINTIQPTVTSFVFSPFLSGSIMSAFVAIIPRVLIGYVAGFIYEKLKMKNEIMAMTLGSFLGAMTNTILVLGGIYVIFGSQYASAIGKDFSVLFPYLIGIITTNGIVEAIVGTIIAVMVSKILIKMN
- the rbr gene encoding rubrerythrin, translating into MAKWVCKVCGYVHEGDTPPEVCPICKVPASQFEKVEEERKSKYTGTKTEKNLMEAFAGESQARNKYTYFAEMARKEGLEQIAAIFEETANQEKQHAKMWFSEFHGIGATDENLEVAAAGENEEWTDMYARMAKEAREEGFEDLAIKFENVGKVEKSHEARYLRLLKNYKEDKTFKGDAPKGWKCRQCGFIYEGEQAPERCPTCGYPKAFFERMSENY
- a CDS encoding sodium-dependent transporter, whose protein sequence is MEREKFSSRLGFILISAGCAIGLGNVWRFPYVVGQYGGAIFVLIYLLFLVLLGAPIMTMEFAVGRASQKSAVKAFETITPDKPKWKYIGYFQSAGNYMLMMFYTTVGGWMIAYFFKMLNGEFQGISPQGVTDIFNQSLQDPFMQVFWMIVVVALGFGICSLGLQNGVEKMTKIMMSSLFVIIIVLIVRAVTLPGGGEGLAFYLIPNLDSISQYGLLEVIFAAMGQAFFTLSLGIGAIAIFGSYIGKERRLFGETLNVCVLDTVVAICSGLIIFPACFAFGVNPESGPGLVFITLPSIFNEMWLGQVWGCLFFVFMSFAALSTIVAVFENIISFGMDLFDWSRKKSVIVNLILILILSLPCALGFNVLSHLNPFGAGTYIQDLEDFLVTYNFLPLGSLAYLIYCTSRYGWGFENFLAEANTGAGLKFPKWIKVYLKYILPCIIIFIFIQGYWTFFMK
- a CDS encoding PadR family transcriptional regulator, translating into MDTQLKKGFLEFCVLASLVRHDSYGYQIIKDVSQCIDISESTLYPILKRLENHDYVETYTVEHNGRLRKYYQLTLTGKTHLKDFLNGWDQIENIYHYIEGELNND
- a CDS encoding DUF1700 domain-containing protein; this translates as MTKQAFIEKLEAELKDETYSTVTQVMNYYEEMIADLIEDGYSEEDAISKLGSIEEAVANVKGEEVVEIKKMKTTTSAWVSVLLVLGFPLWGSLMAAGLCLLLSAYIIVWCIPIMTVAFGIAGSLGFLIGIFGSFPLFIESISLGVTQLGVSAIFGAVGLLGIALTYRVSGTIFENSKKMTVTVKMFCLQTLRKVGIVC
- a CDS encoding flotillin family protein: MEILLENMPVVIGVLVAIVVLIIIVTGYVKASPDTAYIISGLRKEPKVLIGKAGIKIPFLEKKDELNLQLIPIDVKTSNAVPTADYININVDAAVNIKISDDSERLNLAAQNFLNKPVEYIANVAREVLEGNMREIVGRMNLEEMVSDRQKFAELVKENAEPDLAKMGLDIVSFNVQNFVDGNGVIENLGVDNIVKIQKNAAISRAVSERDIAQAQAKASQEANDAKIAAETIIAEKNNELAIKKAELKKIADAKQAEADAAYKIQEEQSRKSIEIATADANIMKQEKEIELRRKDVEVTEQELEAKIKKQAEAEKFAAAQRADAELYKRQKDAEAQLFEMQKDAEAQKAQAEAVKYQMEQEAAGIQAKGEAEAKAIEAKGMAEAEALNKKADAMKKYGEAAVMEMYFNMLPKAVEAAAKPLQNVDKITMYGEGNSAKLVSDIVTTATQVSEGMNESIGIDLKSLLAGFLGGKIASNDDKDDDKS
- a CDS encoding SPL family radical SAM protein, producing MQSIPAKTILSKNKYPHYWFGNDYNMNLYRGCHHGCIYCDSRSECYQNDEFDIVKVKENALDILNRELMKKKTKGVIGIGAMSDSYNGFEKDMQVTRGALKLIRDYHFGVSLETKSDLVIRDIDLFLDIQKYNDVIIKMTITTFDDELSKIIEPHVSVSSKRFEAIQKMSEAGIFTGILMHPILPFINDTEENVKEMVRLAHIHKAKFIHSYFGVTLRDRQRDYYYQKLDEHFPGLKEKYLKRYGVRYECRSKNSQHLQYVFQKECQKYGLLYKMEDIINAYKKHQIKTEQLSLF
- a CDS encoding MurR/RpiR family transcriptional regulator, translating into MSIMTQLEFELEFSDSEKEIARYILNHGDDVLSMSVKQLAQHTYTSPATIVRLCKKIGLDGYNDFKIKYSAELQYDLHHTDRIDVNFPFDKEDSYPIICHKLATLSQEVIADTIKLIDFQQLEHIIDLIYQYPTIDIYGSGNSLLAAMSFQHKMMRISRDVNLRVLHGEQIFMSYNTNHDRIAMIISYSGETNEVIQIAQTLKEKKTPLIVLTSIGDNRLSHYADYILNIGSREKIFTKIAPFASQASMEYLMNVIFSGIFQKDYEENIQNKISYDKKNDSRHPLSSPVTD